A single region of the Lotus japonicus ecotype B-129 chromosome 4, LjGifu_v1.2 genome encodes:
- the LOC130713585 gene encoding transcription factor TCP14, protein MDGGDDFHHHHHRQNFPFQLLEKKEDQEPAASCSTSSPYPSLAISAEQPSTSNSTRSNNQQLVPAPEDPAQGKKPPPKRTSTKDRHTKVEGRGRRIRMPALCAARVFQLTRELGHKSDGETIEWLLQQAEPAVIAATGTGTIPANFTSLNISLRSSGSSMSVPSQLRSSYFNPNFSVQQRRSMFPGIGLSSDNSGVGTTLLNFQSGNLAAGMLQQAKQEQQLRDGGGGAPSSSTIDLSETTTEESLGRKRRPSEHHHDQMGSYLLQSSAGAIPASQIPANIWMVQANSNNQVMGIGGGGGGGGGGGSGNDPVWTFPPMNNSALYRGTMSSGLHFMNFPTPMALLPGQQQQQMGSGNNNMNHHEGHLNMLAGLSAYNRSVSESQQQQQPSGSQQSHRGGSHDERHDNSTSHDS, encoded by the coding sequence ATGGACGGAGGTGAtgatttccaccaccaccaccaccgtcagaACTTCCCATTCCAGCTCCTGGAGAAGAAAGAAGACCAAGAACCCGCCGCCTCGTGCTCCACCTCCTCCCCATACCCTTCCCTAGCAATCTCTGCAGAACAACCCAGCACGTCCAATTCAACCCGATCCAATAACCAGCAGCTGGTACCGGCACCGGAGGATCCAGCTCAGGGGAAAAAACCTCCGCCGAAGCGGACCTCCACCAAGGACCGCCACACCAAGGTGGAGGGCCGCGGCAGGCGTATCCGAATGCCGGCCCTCTGCGCCGCTAGAGTTTTCCAACTCACCCGCGAGCTCGGCCACAAGTCCGACGGCGAGACCATCGAGTGGCTCCTCCAGCAGGCTGAGCCCGCCGTCATCGCCGCCACCGGAACGGGAACAATCCCGGCGAACTTCACCTCGCTCAACATCTCGCTCCGTAGCTCTGGCTCCTCCATGTCGGTTCCTTCCCAGCTCAGATCCTCGTACTTCAACCCGAACTTCTCCGTCCAGCAACGGCGGAGCATGTTCCCCGGGATCGGACTTTCCTCCGACAACTCCGGCGTCGGGACAACGCTGCTGAATTTCCAATCCGGCAACCTCGCCGCCGGGATGCTGCAGCAGGCAAAGCAGGAGCAGCAGCTCCGCGACGGCGGCGGCGGCGCGCCGTCGTCGTCGACCATTGACTTATCAGAAACAACTACAGAAGAAAGCCTCGGAAGGAAGAGAAGACCATCGGAACATCACCATGACCAGATGGGAAGCTATCTCCTCCAGTCAAGTGCAGGCGCGATTCCGGCTAGTCAGATTCCGGCGAACATATGGATGGTGCAGGCGAATTCCAATAACCAAGTCATGGGTatcggcggcggtggtggtggtggtggcggcggaggtAGTGGTAATGACCCTGTTTGGACTTTTCCACCGATGAACAACAGTGCTTTATACAGAGGAACCATGTCAAGTGGGTTACATTTCATGAATTTTCCAACACCCATGGCCTTGTTACCGggtcagcaacaacaacaaatgggTAGTGGAAACAACAACATGAATCATCATGAAGGGCATTTGAACATGCTTGCAGGGTTAAGTGCTTATAATCGTTCTGTTTCTGAGtctcagcaacaacaacaaccaagtGGGTCTCAACAGTCACACCGTGGTGGAAGCCATGATGAACGCCATGATAACAGCACCAGCCACGACTCTTAG